A part of Silvimonas soli genomic DNA contains:
- a CDS encoding hydrolase produces MVKLDPQTTALVLIDLQQGILPFAGGPHTAQTVVEHGDALARRFRELGAPVVLVRVGWAGDFADALKQPVDRPSPAATLPANWLEFAADLAVSDQDIKITKRQWGAFYGTELDLQLRRRGIKTIVLAGISTNIGVESTARAAWEHGYALVIAEDACSAANAEQHAFAFANIFPRLSQVRSTAEVLEGLAS; encoded by the coding sequence ATGGTAAAGCTTGATCCACAAACCACCGCATTGGTGTTGATTGATCTGCAACAAGGCATTCTGCCGTTTGCTGGCGGCCCGCACACCGCGCAAACGGTGGTAGAGCATGGTGATGCTTTGGCTCGGCGCTTCCGTGAGTTGGGCGCTCCTGTCGTGCTGGTCCGCGTGGGCTGGGCCGGTGACTTTGCCGATGCGCTTAAGCAGCCGGTGGATAGGCCTTCGCCCGCTGCCACTTTGCCGGCCAACTGGCTGGAATTTGCCGCAGACCTGGCAGTAAGCGATCAGGATATCAAGATCACCAAGCGCCAGTGGGGCGCATTTTATGGCACCGAACTGGACTTGCAATTGCGCCGCCGTGGCATCAAAACCATTGTGCTGGCCGGGATTTCGACCAACATCGGTGTTGAATCAACCGCTCGCGCGGCGTGGGAGCACGGTTATGCACTGGTGATTGCAGAAGATGCCTGCAGTGCAGCCAATGCCGAACAACATGCGTTTGCATTCGCGAATATCTTTCCGCGTTTGTCGCAGGTACGCAGCACCGCGGAGGTGCTGGAAGGTCTGGCTAGCTAA
- a CDS encoding MOSC domain-containing protein, producing MQSGVVMQVSVSASHTFSKPNVVSIRLLAGLGVEGDAHMGTTVKHRSRVAVDPTQPNLRQVHLIHAELHDELRERGFDLLPGQMGENITTRGIDLLGLPRGARLHIGEQAVVEITGLRNPCAQLDHYQQGLTAAVLGRDEAGNLIRKAGVMGVVLVSGETHPGDTIRVELPPLPHHKLERV from the coding sequence ATGCAGTCCGGCGTTGTAATGCAAGTCAGCGTGAGCGCCAGTCACACTTTCAGCAAACCCAACGTGGTCAGCATCCGGCTGTTGGCAGGTTTGGGGGTGGAAGGAGACGCTCACATGGGGACGACGGTTAAGCATCGCTCGCGTGTGGCGGTTGACCCAACCCAGCCCAACTTGCGCCAGGTGCATCTGATTCACGCCGAACTGCATGACGAATTGCGCGAACGCGGGTTTGATTTGCTGCCGGGGCAAATGGGCGAAAATATCACCACCCGCGGTATCGATCTGTTGGGTTTGCCGCGAGGAGCCCGTTTGCATATCGGCGAGCAGGCGGTGGTGGAGATTACCGGCCTGCGTAACCCATGTGCGCAACTGGATCACTATCAACAAGGACTGACGGCCGCTGTGTTGGGGCGAGATGAGGCTGGCAATCTAATACGCAAAGCGGGCGTAATGGGCGTGGTGCTGGTCAGCGGCGAAACCCATCCCGGCGATACCATTCGGGTCGAGTTGCCACCGCTACCCCACCACAAGCTCGAACGCGTTTAG
- a CDS encoding pyridoxine 5'-phosphate synthase — translation MPTQLSVNLNKIALIRNSRGRDYPSVLHFARLALENGAAGVTIHPRPDQRHARNADALALAALVRDFPGTELNIEGYPSRDFLDVVLQARPAQCTLVPDEPGQLTSDHGWNIRERLDFLKPVVAELNAAGIRVSLFVDPDVEQIALAPQTGAARVELYTEEYAVRHGEGSHAQVLDAYVAAGKAAHQVGLGLNAGHDLNLQNLGDFLQAVPGVDEVSIGHALVVESLESGFANVVRQYVAICHAAR, via the coding sequence ATGCCCACCCAGCTCAGCGTCAATCTCAACAAGATCGCCCTGATCCGCAATTCGCGCGGACGTGATTACCCTTCGGTGCTGCACTTTGCCCGCCTCGCGCTGGAAAATGGCGCCGCCGGGGTCACCATTCACCCGCGCCCGGATCAACGCCATGCGCGTAATGCCGACGCCTTGGCATTGGCCGCGCTGGTACGCGACTTTCCCGGCACCGAGCTGAACATTGAAGGCTATCCTTCGCGCGATTTCCTCGACGTGGTGCTGCAAGCGCGCCCGGCACAATGCACGCTGGTGCCGGATGAACCCGGTCAACTGACTTCTGACCATGGCTGGAACATTCGCGAGCGGCTGGATTTTCTCAAACCGGTCGTGGCCGAACTGAACGCCGCGGGTATTCGTGTGAGCCTGTTTGTTGACCCGGACGTGGAGCAGATTGCTCTGGCCCCGCAAACCGGCGCGGCGCGAGTCGAGCTTTACACCGAAGAATACGCGGTGCGCCATGGCGAAGGCAGCCATGCGCAGGTGCTGGACGCCTACGTGGCGGCTGGTAAAGCAGCGCATCAAGTCGGGTTAGGGCTGAATGCAGGCCATGACCTTAACCTGCAGAATCTGGGCGATTTTCTGCAGGCGGTGCCGGGCGTGGATGAAGTTTCGATTGGCCATGCGCTGGTGGTGGAGTCACTGGAAAGCGGTTTTGCCAATGTGGTGCGACAGTACGTCGCCATTTGCCACGCAGCCCGTTAA
- a CDS encoding GNAT family N-acetyltransferase — protein MTMPSQADIQWHWLAFADFDIATLFDYLKLRQDVFIIEQNCVYPDLDDLDSPSWHLVGKNAQGKVVAALRLVPPGLKYAEPSIGRVVVAPIARQGGMGKRLVAEGLRQSAQIWPGLGNRIGAQAHLQRMYQSLGFEPVGEPYDEDGILHVDMLWSPHQATAN, from the coding sequence ATGACTATGCCTTCCCAAGCTGATATCCAATGGCACTGGCTGGCCTTTGCTGATTTCGATATCGCCACGTTGTTTGACTATCTCAAACTGCGTCAGGACGTGTTCATCATTGAGCAAAACTGCGTCTACCCCGATCTGGATGATCTGGACTCGCCATCGTGGCACCTGGTTGGAAAAAACGCCCAGGGCAAAGTCGTTGCCGCGTTGCGCCTAGTGCCGCCTGGTTTGAAATATGCCGAACCTTCGATCGGCCGGGTTGTGGTTGCGCCGATTGCACGCCAGGGTGGCATGGGTAAACGATTGGTGGCCGAAGGGTTGCGGCAGTCGGCGCAAATCTGGCCAGGCCTTGGTAACCGGATTGGCGCGCAGGCGCATTTACAGCGCATGTATCAGTCATTGGGTTTTGAGCCAGTGGGTGAGCCTTACGATGAAGACGGCATTCTGCATGTAGACATGCTTTGGTCGCCGCACCAGGCCACAGCGAACTGA
- the ubiU gene encoding ubiquinone anaerobic biosynthesis protein UbiU produces the protein MRVPHLVCPAGSLQALKKAVDHGADAVYVGFKDPTNARNFAGLNFTDQQLTEGVHYAHQRQREVLVAINTYPQAGQTTHWHRAVDRAADLGADAVIVADMGLLEYATRTHPQLRRHLSVQGSATNADAINLARDHFGISRVVLPRVLTLPQVEYVAAHTKVEVEVFGFGSLCVMAEGRCQLSSWATGESPNTHGVCSPAAHVRWEQTGGTLNARLNGILIDRFAEGEPAGYPTLCKGRFEVSGDTYYALEEPTSLNTLAILPELLRIGVAAIKVEGRQRSPTYTAQVTKVMREAIDAAASSRYAVKPDWTRQLTDVSEGHQQTLGAYHRPWR, from the coding sequence ATGCGTGTTCCTCATCTGGTCTGCCCCGCTGGCAGCCTGCAAGCCCTGAAAAAAGCCGTGGACCACGGCGCCGATGCGGTCTACGTCGGCTTCAAAGACCCCACCAACGCCCGCAATTTTGCCGGACTCAATTTCACCGATCAGCAGCTCACCGAAGGCGTGCATTACGCCCACCAGCGCCAGCGCGAAGTGCTGGTGGCGATCAACACTTACCCGCAAGCCGGGCAAACCACACACTGGCATCGCGCCGTAGATCGCGCCGCCGATCTGGGCGCCGATGCAGTGATTGTTGCCGATATGGGTCTGCTGGAATACGCCACCCGCACGCATCCGCAATTGCGGCGCCATCTTTCGGTACAGGGCTCTGCCACCAACGCTGACGCGATCAACCTGGCCCGCGATCATTTCGGGATTTCCCGCGTGGTGCTGCCACGGGTGCTGACCCTGCCGCAAGTAGAGTACGTGGCCGCACATACCAAAGTAGAGGTCGAAGTATTCGGTTTTGGCAGCCTGTGCGTCATGGCAGAAGGCCGTTGCCAGCTGTCATCGTGGGCGACCGGTGAATCGCCTAATACCCACGGCGTGTGCTCACCCGCTGCGCATGTGCGCTGGGAGCAAACCGGCGGCACGCTCAACGCCCGCCTCAACGGCATTCTGATTGATCGCTTTGCCGAAGGCGAACCAGCTGGTTATCCGACCCTGTGCAAAGGCCGTTTTGAGGTCTCGGGTGATACGTATTACGCGCTGGAAGAACCCACCAGCCTGAACACGCTAGCGATCCTGCCAGAGCTATTACGTATCGGCGTCGCCGCCATCAAGGTCGAAGGCCGCCAACGCAGCCCGACCTACACCGCCCAGGTGACCAAAGTGATGCGTGAGGCCATCGATGCCGCAGCCAGCAGCCGTTATGCCGTCAAACCAGACTGGACCCGCCAACTGACCGACGTCTCGGAAGGGCATCAGCAAACGCTGGGCGCCTATCACCGGCCGTGGCGCTGA
- a CDS encoding SPOR domain-containing protein, whose amino-acid sequence MKRTRSSGTSSRGGGGGGGGSLLTGLVLGALVGVAVAVGVAFYINRGTNPFANKAASPPPDAVSSAPVSVANQPEVLRPQGEGKDVAQPLPQSGGAATPTPAPKVASEGERFDFYKVLPAMSDKSDKQAAPTKKPVQPDATPPATVEAPKGAYLQVGAFQDEQEADNLKAKLALIGIEARIQTVETQDKGVWHRVRVGPFSSVADMDKARGDLKSNGIVAATVKGQ is encoded by the coding sequence ATGAAGCGCACCCGTTCAAGTGGCACATCGTCGCGCGGGGGCGGTGGGGGAGGCGGTGGTTCTTTATTGACGGGGCTTGTGCTGGGAGCACTGGTCGGCGTTGCCGTTGCAGTCGGGGTCGCGTTCTACATCAATCGTGGTACCAATCCGTTTGCCAACAAGGCCGCATCGCCACCGCCGGACGCGGTGTCCAGCGCGCCGGTTTCGGTGGCGAATCAGCCCGAAGTCTTGCGCCCGCAAGGTGAAGGTAAGGATGTTGCACAGCCCTTGCCACAGTCTGGCGGTGCGGCCACGCCAACACCGGCGCCCAAGGTTGCCAGTGAAGGCGAACGCTTTGATTTCTACAAAGTGTTGCCGGCCATGTCAGATAAAAGCGACAAACAGGCTGCCCCGACCAAAAAACCGGTTCAGCCTGACGCTACTCCGCCCGCTACGGTAGAGGCGCCTAAAGGTGCTTATCTGCAGGTCGGGGCGTTCCAGGATGAGCAAGAAGCGGACAACCTGAAAGCCAAGCTGGCATTGATCGGGATTGAAGCGCGCATTCAGACGGTGGAAACCCAGGACAAGGGCGTCTGGCATCGGGTGCGGGTTGGTCCGTTCAGCAGCGTGGCCGATATGGATAAGGCGCGGGGCGATCTCAAGTCCAATGGCATTGTCGCCGCGACTGTGAAAGGGCAGTAA
- the argH gene encoding argininosuccinate lyase produces MQDSKKGWSGRFTEPVSDLVKRYTASVDFDKRMAEVDIQGSLAHATMLQRAGVLTAEDLRAIQSGMADILDDIRHGTFEWSLDLEDVHMNIERRLTEKIGDAGKRLHTGRSRNDQVATDIRLYLRGAVDLLIGLVHDLQISLLELAEKHASTVMPGFTHLQVAQPVTFGHHMLAYVEMLGRDAERFADARRRVNRMPLGAAALAGTTFPIDRNYTAELLNFEAVCENSLDAVSDRDFAIEFTSAAALTMTHLSRLSEELILWMSPRFGFIDIADRFCTGSSIMPQKKNPDVPELVRGKTGRVNGNLVSLLTLMKGQPLAYNKDNQEDKEPLFDTVDTLVDTLRIYADMMRGITVRPECMAAAVKQGYATATDLADYLVKKGLPFRDAHEAVALAVRYAEEKRKDLSELQLVELQSFSSLIDSDITEVLTPEGSIAARDHVGGTAPNQVRLQIGKWRQRLGV; encoded by the coding sequence ATGCAGGATTCAAAAAAAGGCTGGTCCGGCCGGTTCACCGAACCCGTCTCCGATCTGGTCAAGCGCTATACCGCATCGGTCGATTTCGACAAGCGCATGGCGGAGGTGGACATTCAAGGTTCGCTGGCACACGCCACCATGCTGCAACGCGCGGGCGTCCTGACGGCAGAAGACCTGCGTGCCATCCAGTCCGGCATGGCCGACATCCTGGACGATATCCGTCACGGCACTTTTGAGTGGTCGCTGGATCTCGAAGACGTACATATGAATATCGAGCGTCGCCTGACCGAAAAAATCGGCGACGCGGGCAAACGTCTGCATACCGGACGTAGCCGCAACGACCAGGTCGCCACAGATATCCGCCTGTATCTGCGCGGAGCGGTTGATCTGCTGATTGGCCTGGTGCACGACCTGCAAATTTCGCTGCTGGAACTGGCCGAGAAACACGCGTCCACCGTCATGCCAGGCTTTACCCATCTGCAAGTGGCGCAGCCGGTGACGTTTGGTCATCACATGCTGGCGTATGTGGAAATGCTGGGCCGCGATGCCGAGCGTTTTGCCGATGCCCGCCGCCGCGTTAACCGGATGCCGCTGGGCGCTGCCGCGCTGGCGGGTACGACTTTCCCGATTGATCGCAACTACACGGCCGAACTGCTCAATTTTGAAGCCGTCTGTGAGAACTCGCTGGACGCAGTGTCTGATCGCGATTTCGCCATCGAATTCACCTCTGCCGCCGCGCTGACCATGACGCACCTGTCGCGCTTGTCGGAAGAACTGATCCTGTGGATGAGCCCGCGCTTCGGCTTTATTGATATCGCCGATCGTTTCTGTACCGGCTCGTCGATCATGCCGCAGAAAAAGAACCCGGATGTGCCAGAACTGGTGCGCGGCAAGACTGGCCGTGTGAATGGCAATCTGGTATCCCTGCTGACATTGATGAAGGGCCAGCCACTGGCCTACAACAAAGACAATCAGGAAGACAAAGAGCCGCTGTTCGACACCGTGGATACGCTGGTCGACACCTTGCGCATTTACGCCGACATGATGCGTGGCATTACCGTGCGCCCGGAGTGTATGGCCGCTGCAGTCAAACAGGGTTATGCCACTGCCACCGATCTGGCCGATTATCTGGTCAAGAAAGGCTTGCCGTTCCGTGATGCGCATGAGGCCGTTGCTTTAGCGGTGCGTTACGCCGAAGAAAAGCGCAAGGATTTGTCCGAGCTGCAACTGGTAGAACTGCAAAGCTTCTCGTCGCTGATTGATTCCGATATCACCGAAGTGCTCACACCCGAAGGCAGCATTGCCGCGCGTGACCACGTCGGCGGCACGGCACCCAATCAGGTGCGACTGCAGATTGGCAAGTGGCGCCAGCGCCTGGGCGTCTGA
- a CDS encoding NUDIX hydrolase has translation MTTSRLEQARRLQAVAQTGLHYARDPFDIQRYQEIAAIAHAQLAELTGAATTEQITQLFIPEKGYANPKLDVRTAVFRDDRILLVRELSDGCWTLPGGWADVGSTPAQIAAREVLEEAGFVVRISRFMKLIDMHQHAHPPEPFHIWKLIFQGEILSEGQPDGIETDGVGFFALDDLPPLSLQRILPEQIARLFELRASGGVDFD, from the coding sequence ATGACGACTTCCCGCCTTGAACAAGCTCGCCGCCTGCAAGCCGTGGCCCAAACCGGGCTGCATTACGCCCGCGATCCGTTCGATATTCAGCGCTACCAGGAAATCGCCGCCATCGCCCATGCCCAGTTGGCCGAGCTGACTGGCGCGGCCACCACAGAGCAAATCACGCAGTTGTTTATCCCTGAAAAGGGTTATGCCAACCCCAAGCTGGACGTGCGCACCGCCGTGTTCCGGGATGACCGCATTTTGCTGGTGCGCGAACTGAGCGACGGCTGCTGGACATTGCCCGGAGGCTGGGCCGACGTGGGCTCAACGCCAGCACAGATCGCCGCCCGGGAAGTGCTGGAAGAAGCGGGTTTTGTAGTGCGCATTAGCCGTTTTATGAAGCTGATCGACATGCACCAGCATGCTCATCCACCCGAGCCGTTCCATATCTGGAAGCTGATCTTTCAGGGCGAAATCCTCAGCGAAGGCCAGCCAGACGGGATCGAAACGGATGGCGTGGGTTTCTTTGCGCTCGATGATCTGCCGCCGTTGTCATTGCAACGCATCCTGCCCGAGCAGATTGCGCGGCTGTTTGAATTACGGGCCAGCGGCGGGGTTGATTTCGACTGA
- a CDS encoding thiol:disulfide interchange protein DsbA/DsbL gives MTRWIKSLLLAVGLVAAVAAHADIKEGTEYKLMTNPVPVQQPGKIEVIEFFWYGCPHCFHVEPYVEKWAAALPKDVNFIRYHVVWQGRSDIVAHAKIFVALNQMGIAAKYQQAVFNAVQRDGLELRRDEVLFDWVKKQGINVDQFKAAYNSFSANAELGKLSQLVNTYQIDGVPTFIVNGKFVTAPSMVGKEDGTVLTVIDQLIAKERATQKKPAAAATTKKK, from the coding sequence ATGACCCGCTGGATCAAATCCTTGCTGCTCGCAGTTGGCCTGGTGGCCGCGGTAGCAGCGCATGCCGATATCAAAGAAGGCACCGAATACAAACTGATGACCAATCCCGTGCCGGTGCAGCAACCTGGCAAGATCGAAGTCATCGAGTTCTTCTGGTACGGCTGCCCGCATTGTTTCCACGTTGAACCGTATGTAGAGAAATGGGCTGCCGCGTTGCCCAAGGATGTGAACTTCATCCGCTATCACGTGGTGTGGCAAGGCCGTAGCGATATCGTCGCTCACGCCAAAATCTTTGTGGCGCTGAACCAGATGGGCATCGCTGCCAAGTACCAGCAAGCTGTGTTCAACGCTGTTCAACGTGACGGTCTGGAACTGCGTCGCGATGAAGTCCTGTTTGACTGGGTGAAGAAGCAAGGCATCAATGTCGACCAGTTCAAGGCCGCTTATAACTCGTTCTCGGCCAACGCTGAGTTGGGCAAGCTTTCGCAACTGGTGAATACCTATCAGATTGACGGCGTCCCGACCTTTATCGTGAACGGCAAATTTGTAACTGCGCCGTCCATGGTAGGCAAGGAAGACGGTACGGTGCTGACGGTGATCGACCAGTTGATCGCCAAAGAGCGCGCAACACAGAAAAAACCTGCTGCCGCCGCAACCACCAAGAAAAAATAA
- the ubiT gene encoding ubiquinone anaerobic biosynthesis accessory factor UbiT, with the protein MLNFFTTLPRKVLPRLPEAPPALVAGFVLNRLAPRLWADDDFSWLNGQTIRIAIRDLGCGLTLTHNGRRFAASNAPASVTLAANWRDLAALMRHEADPDTLFFQRKLLIEGDTELGLHLKNRLDATDWDALYQSLPKPIARWLTPGHLAS; encoded by the coding sequence ATGCTGAACTTTTTTACCACTTTGCCGCGCAAAGTACTGCCACGTTTACCCGAAGCGCCACCGGCGCTGGTTGCTGGCTTTGTACTTAACCGGCTGGCACCCAGGCTGTGGGCGGATGACGATTTTTCCTGGCTGAACGGGCAAACAATCCGCATCGCCATCCGTGATCTGGGATGTGGTTTGACGCTTACCCATAATGGCCGCCGCTTTGCTGCCAGCAACGCGCCTGCCTCGGTCACGCTGGCCGCCAACTGGCGCGATCTGGCGGCGTTGATGCGACACGAGGCTGATCCGGACACGCTGTTCTTTCAGCGCAAACTGCTGATTGAAGGCGACACTGAGTTAGGTCTGCATCTGAAAAACCGGCTGGATGCGACCGATTGGGACGCGCTCTATCAAAGCTTGCCAAAGCCCATTGCCCGCTGGCTCACGCCCGGCCATCTCGCCAGCTAA
- a CDS encoding TetR/AcrR family transcriptional regulator, which produces MTSQNASITAKQPQRERGRQRVAALLDAAASLFANKGFEATTMTGIAAQAGASIGSLYQFFPTKEHVADAILTEHATDLHLQMSALAARANSLSLQETGSQLFAALIEFRAAHPAFAVLVEARGAPFVRASGIRQRLREQVLDILRHKAPAISDEELTPIAIAILQIMKAAVALNGETDLPQRDAALQALREMLLGWITSRLGPATS; this is translated from the coding sequence ATGACCTCACAAAACGCAAGTATTACCGCCAAACAACCACAGCGCGAACGCGGTCGCCAACGGGTTGCCGCCCTGCTGGACGCAGCCGCCAGCCTGTTCGCAAACAAAGGCTTTGAAGCGACCACCATGACCGGGATTGCCGCGCAGGCAGGGGCATCCATCGGCTCGCTCTATCAGTTTTTCCCCACCAAAGAACATGTGGCGGATGCAATCCTGACCGAACACGCGACTGATCTCCACTTGCAAATGAGTGCCTTGGCGGCACGGGCCAACAGCCTGAGTCTGCAAGAAACAGGGTCACAGCTATTCGCCGCGCTGATCGAGTTTCGCGCCGCACATCCTGCCTTTGCTGTTCTGGTAGAAGCACGAGGCGCACCTTTCGTGCGCGCCAGCGGCATTCGCCAACGCTTGCGCGAGCAAGTGCTGGATATCTTGCGCCACAAAGCCCCGGCCATAAGCGATGAGGAACTTACGCCTATTGCCATTGCGATCCTGCAAATCATGAAAGCCGCGGTAGCACTCAACGGTGAAACTGATCTCCCCCAGCGCGACGCCGCGCTGCAAGCTTTACGCGAGATGCTGCTAGGGTGGATAACAAGCCGCTTAGGACCAGCTACGTCCTGA
- a CDS encoding U32 family peptidase, giving the protein MKIALGPLLYYWPRSQVSDFYAAAAHWPVGIIYLGEVVCARRHELRTADWIELAQTLQQAGKTVVLSSQALLESAGDLISLRKLADAGFALEANDPGAVKIAQDAGVPFVAGPHLNIYNGATLDWYAARGATSWVPPVEMPGAALRQLLAERSCSIPTEIFAHGHVPLAFSARCFTARHFDLSKDACEFRCIEHPDGLDVNTRDGRPFLRINGIQTQSAACQSLFSALPELKTSGVDVLRISPQAHFTEEWVRAYAAALAGEAVEPDIATWQPEGIANGYWYGKAGIEHLIGSGAC; this is encoded by the coding sequence ATGAAAATCGCCTTAGGCCCTCTGCTGTATTACTGGCCGCGCAGCCAGGTCAGCGACTTTTACGCCGCCGCCGCCCACTGGCCGGTGGGCATCATTTATCTGGGTGAAGTGGTCTGTGCCCGCCGCCACGAGCTACGTACTGCCGACTGGATTGAATTGGCGCAAACGCTCCAGCAAGCAGGCAAAACTGTGGTGTTGTCGTCGCAAGCATTGCTGGAATCGGCGGGTGATTTGATCAGCCTGCGCAAACTGGCCGACGCCGGGTTCGCGCTGGAAGCCAACGACCCTGGCGCGGTCAAGATTGCGCAGGACGCGGGCGTGCCGTTTGTAGCTGGCCCGCATTTGAATATCTACAACGGCGCTACGCTGGATTGGTATGCCGCACGTGGTGCCACCAGCTGGGTGCCGCCAGTAGAAATGCCCGGCGCAGCATTACGCCAGTTGCTGGCAGAACGCAGTTGCAGCATTCCCACCGAAATTTTCGCCCATGGTCATGTGCCGCTGGCCTTTTCCGCCCGTTGTTTCACGGCACGGCATTTTGATCTGAGCAAAGATGCCTGTGAATTTCGCTGTATTGAACATCCGGACGGGCTGGACGTGAACACACGTGATGGTCGGCCGTTCTTGCGCATCAATGGTATTCAGACCCAATCCGCCGCTTGCCAAAGCCTGTTCAGCGCACTGCCAGAACTCAAAACCAGCGGCGTGGATGTTTTGCGCATCAGCCCGCAAGCGCACTTCACCGAAGAATGGGTGCGCGCCTATGCGGCAGCTTTGGCCGGAGAAGCCGTCGAGCCCGATATCGCCACGTGGCAACCCGAAGGTATTGCCAACGGTTATTGGTACGGCAAAGCCGGGATCGAACATCTGATCGGGAGCGGTGCATGCTGA